The DNA window atcgtatttttaaaattcttcaaagtttttaattttcgacattaaaacattaagtaataaactaggtaccaattttgggcgtatcgagggtgctaatccttcctcgtacgtaaccgattcccgaacccatttttctagatttcgtggaccaaacttgttgttttaataaaatcaaaccgtttattaaaaacaaccatttttcgaggtgatccaatcacaccttataaaaaaggattggtggcgactcccgtttcatttttcaaaacccaagtcgacccgttTTCGtcaaaaaaaaaatggtgtcaacaatgatGTCGTTGGGCTTagactttttgcggcgttttttggaaaaacgccgctaatgctactttttagcggcactttcctagaaacgccgctaatgctcgatttttagtggcgttttatgtCCAAAagccgctaaaaacgccgctaaaagcatgttttggtgtagtgattccAGTTATATAACTATGAAAGTTTATTTGTAATTAATGTTATATGAGCTATCTTATCATATATATGAATGCTATAatgttttagtttcttgttgAGAGGGAAAAAATGTTCCAATTCCTcttccctctttttctttttccttgttgCTTTCCTCGAAGACTACTTATCAATGCTATGAATCATCACATTTCAAACTTGAAGCAAGTTTTATTTTTGTGTTGCAAGAACACCATAGTCATTTTCTTTTGGATGAAAATGTTACTTTGTTAAAAGGATTTACCTATTTGGTTTCATAAATTAGATATCATATACTTGACGTTATTAGTACCTGTAAGATAccttaaaaacaaaaatacaaatCAATCTCCTATTCAACTTGTAAGACACAAAGTTCTTGAAGTAAAATCAAAGAACCAGTTAGAAAAAACAACAAGAAGATATGACCAAAACAACAACAAAGAAAGATCCAAAGTTTTGATCTACGACACCACTGGATCACGTGGATAAATGATCCCACCACTTTACTCTGGGATGACCACAAAACCTCATCTCTTTGATCTTAGTTTGAAAGAGTAACCGCGAGGTGTCTAAAAGGAATGTTTGCTTTTAACccctaataaaaataaagtgaaataaatcaccatttataatattttattttacaacaaATAGAGATAAAAACGAGGAAGCCTGATATGTTATAATTTGCTAGTGTTAACATCGTTTGATTTTCCTATGAAAGTTGATAGATCGTTAAATTGGTTGTCACGTGTTCGTGGTGTGATGATTTTCCACCTATGTAGATAATATTtataatgtatttttatatttgaaatttattataGATATTATATAATATTGATTTAAAGCATGTTTAAAAATACTCTTTCCCACTCAATTCCCAACATTTCTCTCACTGCGTttcaaaacatgaaattttgcatattcCAAAAGCTTTTGTGGTGATTATCACGGCAGAAGAAATTCGTCAAACACTGTTGAGGGAAAACTTGTAGACAAAAATGTtgtgttttagtttattttaatttggctttAGTATTATTCCATATTTTTCTAAAAGTCTTAGTTCGTTTTTTTTTTCTGTGTTTGCCATATATACGGAACTTACCAAGCCTGTGTACTGCCAAATCTATTAAAAACTTTAACAAAGGACTTTGTTGAGATAGAACAATGTCTTGGTAAACAGGACATTAGACTTTAAGATGATGATGAGGAGAGTAGCCCATTTCTCATGCATCACAAAAGTTGTAAAGTCTTTACAAGACCTTCGACAGTGGTCAATTGGTTGTCTGGTATTTGTTGGAGTGTTTTGTTGATGTTGGGCAATGTGATGCTTATTTGATTAGTTTATAAAACTTGTAGTGTCATGGTTATAATTTGGTTTTCTCATCTATTGAACTATTTTAAAAGAGAATAACATTTGTATACCTATGTACATTATCTTCTAAAAAGTGCTTCTTCTTTtggagaaattaaaattttcggCTTATGGAAAAAAGTGTTTTTGAGCTAATTTTTGGCTTGAGAGAaacatttttctttcaaaaaatagTCTGTTTAAGAATGTTTTTATCTTAAAAGTACTATCGAGAAACATTCCTAAATTAGCCTTACTTTAATTGTGGTTATGTCATGTCTATCTATTTATGGTTCCTCAGtatattctattaaaaaaatcaaaatattgatGCAATTTTAAAAATGTGTTTGGAGCGAGTTGTTTGTGTGCATCAATataatacttttttaaattttgtttttgtttaaattaattaatgttttatttgtttaaaaaacatatttttaagtttaaaaaattgatgtaaattaattttaatattgtggaaggtaaaagttatttttaaaaaatatattttaagtttaaaaatttactatatatatttggccaatttaccaataaaagcttaatttttttataaatttactgAAATgagcccggtattttattatttaccggaatgggccattttccgaaaaatcgcgtccacgtcagcgcaatgtcaggggacgtgccaggaaatcgtgtccacgtcagcgcgctttgctgacgtggtaacaaatcgcgtccacgaggggacgatttgttgccacgtcagcaaagcacgcagacgtggacgcgatttcctgacgTAGCGCGTTACGGGGGACGCGATTTGCCCGTTTTTCCCACATTAGGTTTttggattttagggtttagggttttgtaaaaaaaagtaaacaaataagtCGCGCCCATTTTtatgcgcttttgctacagtaggtcctaaaaaaataatttcgagttgacgtttctgagcaaatagtataaaatcgcttctagcaagATGATGTTTGataagaatttgtgaaatcgcggcctcgtggacgcgcttttgctacggTAGGTCctgaaaaaaataatttcgagttgacgtttctgagcaaatagtataaaatcgcttcaaacaggatgctatttgagaagaatttgtgaaattgtgCCCTCGTGgatgcgcttttgctacagtaagTCCtgaaaattgagaggaaatttgagagagaattagtttatgaaaaaaaaggggtggggtatttatagttttttttttgtgaccGTGTGGGGGGCAAGGGTCAAAAATTTGATCAttgcactgttcacgcgcggggcaagtcgcggccacgtcagtgcgctttgctgacgtggcaacaaatcgccccctcgtggacgcgatttgttgccacgtcaacaaagcgcgctgacgtggccgcgacttcctagcacgtcccctgacatcgcgctgacgtggatgcgatttgCCGAAAAAGGCCTAttctggtaaataataaaataccgggcccattttgataattaaaaaaaaactttttttggtaaattgcccTATATATTTATGTCAATTTGTTTAATAGTTTGTAtttcttataatttatttaacataattatagataggattataattaattttaaaaaaattagggcaTATTTAATGCATCCATGCACATTTCAATATATGCACATTTAGAGCATGTATTATTTAAGATAAATATCACACAAAAActtgatataaaaataaagtacatttatatatgtataattttgtATTCATATaaaagttattaattttattcaacaaaaatataacgtataataatatattaaaaacaaaataaatttaaatgcgtcaatattatgaataataaatataatttttttaaaattaattaacaaataaaatataacatgaattgttttttttatttttgtttttttcgtaAGCAACATGTAATGAATTAATGAAAATATATCTTTATAAAGGATTTGccttaaattgttattttttattctaatttttttgagatattaaaaaaatataaagaatttgctttggattaatttttttaaatataattaccaACGACACGTGATAGATTATTATTGTGAAAAATGACCGTTTATAAATTATGCCACATAGGAATCATTATTTTTGTAACcttatattattataatgtattcaaaatctttaaataaTATTGGTTGAAATGAATGATTAAGCAGATTATGTTTTGATACCATTTGGAAAGTGATTAGTTAATTTGGATTACTATTCGCTACATTaatagtatatttttttttattttatgagtagtgttaataaaaaaaattatttgttactTTGTCAAATTCAAATAAATGTACCACCAAAATAACCTAGTGGCTGTAGTTTAGTGGTTAGAATTCTACGTTGTGGCCGTAGAGACCTGGACTCGAATCCCAGCAgtcacaaatttttatttttattcttcttgCTCTGCGGTAAAATCAATCACGGCCCATAATGTTGATAGAATCATCATGAACGCACATGACCGTCCACCCACTCTCTCACAAACTCACAAAATACACCTGGCTGTACCGTATCCATAGCATCAACATTTTTCCCGCCCAAACCCTCTTTCCCTCCTCATCTTGTTGCCGCCAAAATCTCATTGTTTTCACTGCCTAATTCCCATATTCTCCCTCACATCTCTTTTCTCGCTCTCGCTCAGTTCACTATCTCATTTCATTCACACGTTCAGTGAAGGAACCATGAAGGACCTCAACTTCGACGCAGACAAAGGTACTCGTCTCCCCCATCCCTCTTTCTATCTCCGCTGCATCATCCCTTCACTGATTTTTGGCTTTCTTTTCCCCCCGAATTTATCGACAGCTATCGCCAAAGATTTCATCTCAAACTTCGCAGACGCAAATGGCGACGCAAAATACATGGACATCCTTGTGAGCCTCCCTCTTTTCTTTCCCTTCATCCTTACCAACTCTAAACCCTAgatctctttttgttttttactACTTGAATACAAAAAGGAAAATAGTACTTGTATTCTTTTTTTGTTCTCTTGCCTAATTATTTATAACCCTTATCCTTTTCTCCATTTCAGCAAGAGGTCGCGAATCGTAAAATTAAAGCTGTACAGATCGATCTCGAGGACCTATTTAACGTATGATTCTTCCTATTTTcctcttaatttattttagtttttttaaaacttaatttatttcATTGGCTGATAATTCCCTTTTTGCAGTATAAAGACTTGGATGAGGAATTTTTGAAGCGGGTTACTGAGAACACTCGAAGATACATTGAAATTTTCGCAGGTACAATTGACGAGCTTTTACCGGAGCCTACTGAGGCATTTCATGATGATGATCATGATATATTGATGACACAGAGAGCCGAGGACGCTACCAATAATACAGATGGGTCTGATCCGCGTCAGAAGATGCCTCCAGAGATTAAACGTTACTAGTATGCTTCAAGAACTAATTCTTTTACTCTTGACACATTTAAACGTGTCCTAAATTCTTCCTTTAGGGGATAATATATAATTGCTGAGTTTATGTTGGCATTTTATTGTTCTTGTAGCAGTGCACTTGGAGCTCATGTTTTACTAACCTGTTGGTTACTTCTACCCTTTTgggttttaataataataattttgagtttatgttggttagcaaagaaaaaaaaaaggaggtaCAGGAAAGAGTTAATATGACTAAACCATTGGGATTAAAAAAGTTTCCATTGCTTACAGCTTAAGTTCAAAAGTTTGTTGTCGCAATTGGTGGCTAGCTAAGTGGAAGCCCCCAAAATGGTGTGCATTAGTGGAAATTTTGTGGGAAGAACTTATTctagtattttaataatttgatcTTTTAAGATATCTGTACGAGAGATATGTTTAGCATGCTTTATTATGCGCATACGCTGTTTAAATTGTGTGAGAACTGATTCTTTTTAGGATACTTAGAACTGCGTTGGTTATGTTCACTTTTTTTTATCCAGTGAAGTTTATATCAGAGCACCTTCAAAGGGGAGGCCGTTTACCATTAGGGAGGTGAAGGCTTCATATATTGGCCAGCTTGTACGAATATCTGGTATTGTGACTCGTTGTTCGGATGTTAAGCCTCTGATGCAGGTAGCTGTCTACACATGTGAAGAATGTGGTTGTGAAATTTATCAGGTAACTAATTGTCAGGTTTTATGTCTAAGCATTAAATTTTCTCTTTGCCACTAGGGATTGGTTGAGATGCTAAGGATGATATACTTCAGTTGTAAGGCTTATATTTGATTCTGGATGCCTGAAGTCATTTGTTGTCGATTTATGAGTCAAATGTAAGTTTTGACTAACCTGCAGCATGCTTTGGTCCTGGAATGGGATAACATCTACCACATGAATATATTTCTaccaaaaaaacatatattttcttCGTTTAATACAATTTTGCCTAATTTGATAGTTGAATAGTAATCTAAAAATAGTGCCTTGTTAAGCTAGatatcatatacatagttatcctTTTAACTGGTTTGCAAGGGACCTTAAAATGTTAGCTTGGTGTATTTTCCTgtaacatttttttctctttccatTGTGTGCCAAACAGGATGTAACTGCTCGAGCATTCCTGCCCTTGTATGAGTGCCCCTCAAGGCGTTGTTCAGTGAACAGGAAAAAAGGGAACCTTAACCTTCAACTTAGAGCATCCAAGTTTTTGAAGTTCCAAGAGGTTATAGATCAACATGGTTTTTTAAGATAATAGCAATGAATTACTCTGCATTGTTTGTAATATGTAATATTAAATTTTCCAGGCCAAGATTCAAGAGTTGGCGGAGCATGTTCCCAAAGGCCACATTCCGCGGTCTATGACAGTTCATTTTAGAGGGGAAATGACGAGAAAGGTTGGTTGTCACGTTGATTACATGTAGCTGAAGTGCCAAAAAATTGATTTCCTGAAACTTCTTTATGTAGACATTGCACCTGTTTCCTTTCCCCTTTCCTCCCTTGCAACACTGCATTTCATGGCTGGGGACAACATCAATACTGTTCATAATGAAATCTAACTCTGCTGACAATGAATTTGTGTTACCTTGTTTGTCAAATTCAGGTTGCTCCAGGTGATGTTGTTGAATTATCAGGCATCTTTCTTCCCATTCCTTACACTGGATTTAGGGCAATGCGTGCTGGATTAGTTGCAGATACCTATTTGGAAGCCATGTCTGTCACCCATTTCAAGAAAAAATATGAAGAGTAAGCTGCTTTTCTGATCTCATCGTTGGAAGGCACTTGTGGTTAATATCCATCTTTATGCTTTCTAAAGTCAGTATGTTAGCTTGCATAGAGGACATCTGATATAGGGGTCTCGGTTGTCTCCATTCACTGAAACAAATTATTTTCAACTATCCTTACAATATGTGCGAGCATGTATTTACACTCAATAATCCTCAAGTGCAGGTATGAACTTAGGGGAGATGAAGAAGAGCAAATTGCACGATTAGCTGAGGATGGTGATATATATAACAAGTTGGCACGGTCATTAGCACCTGAAATTTATGGACATGAAGATGTTAAAAAAGCTTTGCTTCTTCTTCTTGTGGGTGCTCCACACCGGAAACTAAAGGATGGGATGAAGGTAATATGTCGCCTTATGTTCTATTGTATTTGTTGGCAGTAATTTTTTTGCTTATCATTTATCACTAGTAATATGGCTCACTACAAAGGTTGGCCaattccttttattattattttacttggAGAGTTCAAGTTATGCCCTTGAGCTATATGGCATCAATTTCATCACCCCCTTTTCTTTCCTACCATCAAAGAATCTTCTTTAATTAATACCTACCATTTGCTTCCATTTGTATTTCTCATTTGAACATACTAATAGCGTTTCAATGAATTACTTGGTTACATTGCAGATCAGAGGAGATTTGCATATTTGTTTGATGGGTGATCCTGGTGTTGCCAAAAGTCAGCTTCTCAAGCACATTATAAATGTAGCACCCAGGGGAGTCTATACCACTGGCCGAGGAAGCAGTGGAGTTGGTCTAACTGCAGCTGTGCAGAAAGATCCTGTCACAAATGAGATGGTCTTGGAAGGGGGAGCCCTGGTGAGATGTGTTCTTTTCTTTGTACTATAATTTATTGTATTCAAGTGGATATGTTTATGGTATGAGAAAGCATAGAAGAATATGGCAATAATAATTGCTTACAGTAAGGACCACGTATATCATGCCAACCTTTTGTCTGTATCACCCATGTTACAAATTATGCCTTGTTCTGTTAATAGTTATACTTTTAAGTTGGTTTTGTTTTACACGTGCATTTAATATATCTGATCTGAAATATAATCTGTTTCATCTAATTATCATTAGTCTCAAATATGATCCCTTTTATCTGATTATTATTTTCAAGGTTCCTATGGTTTAAGAGAGACATCTTGGTTCTGTTTCAGGTGTTAGCAGATATGGGTATATGTGCTATTGATGAGTTTGACAAGATGGATGAATCTGATCGAACAGCAATACATGAAGTTATGGAGCAGCAGACTGTGAGTATTGCAAAGGCAGGGATCACCACATCTTTGAATGCAAGAACTGCAATTCTTGCTGCTGCTAATCCAGCCTGGTAAAAATATTTCAGGTCCTTCAAAGTTTTTCTAATTCTTATTGCGACTTATTGTTTTTGGCAACTATCCTACATGAACTGAAATGGAAATAAGTGGGGTGCCGGGGGGGGGGGAGAAAAAGAAGAGCATTTTATTAACTTGAATCATATAACTTGTGAAGGGGAAGATATGACCTACGCAGAACGCCAGCTGAAAACATCAATCTCCCTCCAGCCCTTCTGTCAAGATTTGATATTCTGTGGTTGATCTTGGATCGAGCAGATATGGATAGTGATCTTGAGATGGCAAGGCATGTTGTTTATGTGCACCAGAATAAAGAATCTCCTGCACTTGGCTTCACTCCACTTGAACCATCTGTTCTTCGGTAAGCACAGTAATTGCTTTTACATGGAAAACTTTTAAGAACTTTATAGTTGACTCTTCCTGTTTGTTTTATGAATATTTGGGTAGTTACATGTATTGATATCTTGATTTTCTTTGAAGTTCCAGCATCATGTTTGTCACGATTTTTGTCTAGAAGCCTTGATTtctttagttattattttatctGGTTTTATGTTTTTTGTTTGCAGTGCATATATTTCTGCTGCAAGAAGATTGTCTCCTAATGTTCCAAAGGAGCTAGAAGAGTATATTGCTACAGCCTATTCCAGCATTCGTCAAGAAGAAGCTAAATCAAGTACACCTCATTCTTATACTACTGTGAGGACCCTACTGAGCATTCTTCGAATATCAGCAGTAAGTCCTGATTTTCTTTACTTTACTGAGCATTCGTCAAGAAGAATGCCATGTAGATTGACAATAAGAGTGTGTTGTGCAAAAACATCTGCTCCTGGGTGGAGCTGTTTTCTTTTTGTTGGAATTGCAATCTACATGAAGTTGATATAATTTTATCACAGGCACTAGCACGGCTTCGTTTCTCTGAAACTGTGGCCCAGAGTGATGTGGATGAGGCTCTTAGGCTGATGCAAATGTCAAAATTCTCCTTGTATTCTGATGATCGTCAGAAGTCTGGTCTGGATGCCATTTCTGATATATATTCAATATTACGAGATGAAGCTGCAAGGGCTAACAAGATGGACGTGAGCTATGCCCATGCATTGAATTGGATATCTAGAAAGGTTTGTTCTCGATACAAACAGTTGAACTTGAGTtattgttgcttattatttgGGAAAGTGAAATGTTATTCCACAATGAATGCCACTCAAAACTgaaatgtataattttggttGTCAAGTTTATGTAAAGCTTAAAGATTTTTTGTTTGGATTTGACAGGGATATAGCGAAGCTCAGTTGAAAGAATGTTTAGAGGAATATGCTGCCTTAAACGTGTGGCAGATACATCCCCACACTTTTGATATCCGATTTATAGATGCTTGAAGTTGCTATAAAATCACTTGGAAGAGTAAGCTGCATCCATCTGCTGCCAAGTTCGAAATTAAGAGATAGTTGTCCGCTGTACCATTTTAAGTTAGTAGTTAGTATTTGCAGAGTTGAGTTTGAACCTTGTTTGACTTTAAGATTGCAAGTGATTATGTTCTTCACATGCAGCAAGATAAAAAACGTTTCTGTTTCAACTTTTACTCTCTACTAATAGCGAAAGAGATGATGATTGTCCAACTTACTGCATTATCGTACTGAATTCACCCTTCCCTCTCAGCTCATGTTTAGCTTGTTGGAATTGAATAGAGATGTAATGGAATAGTTATgtgagaattgaattgaatagaattaagTATAAAATAGTTTGATCGGATGGTCATTTTGAAGGACGAAGATACAGAGCTTAGATGCAACATCCCTGCAGTTAGCATGTACGTCCACAATTTAGAGAGACCAAGCTTCGCCAATCGTCAGAAATAAAATGCTGAATAAAATCGAAATAAGCAGAAGCCATAAAAAATAGGATGGTAGttcattttttgaaattttattttggttttgtatgTTTATTTAGAATGGGGTATACGATTGGTCATGAGTTTAACTTTATTAGTTAATATAGAAAAGACTTGTCATTTTACTTTAACTCtcagtttttttaaatttaaaatacattgaaaataaatatgataatacttttcccatttgattttttttttgttaaatcataaaaatacaaagtAGGTAAATTCTTTTTCAAGGAAAGAATAatctttttaacttttcaaagaaaaaaaagaataatctCTTCAAAATATATCCtattttatttaagaattaaaagatatatgtatattttatatttttaatattaaaaattgagttgTGCAGGATTTGTTAAATCCTTAAAATGAAAAACATGTTTTGCAGTGATTCTTAATAACTGGCTTGTAAGTAATATATAAGCAAATTTGTGAATAAAAATAGGGGTAGTTACATTTGGCATAAAtcatatatcatttttataatgACAGGACATTGAAGCCTTAGAGTGGAGTTTAATAACCAACTCGagagggaagaaaaaaaaaagcaagaagGGAAGGGGCACCCTCCAATCTCGAAACCAAAGGCCAGCACATTCTCAATATCCTTGTATAATCATTGGTCGATGTTATTGCCCAAAAAGTTGCACACCGCACTGAAAACCTCACCAAGTctatataatttacttttaaaattaaaaatgagataaataaattaaatcagtgaattcttttaaaagaaaattttctaatgatATTCATTGACTAGTCTATCAATCTCTCAACAATCGAAgatgttttatttcaataaaagatTTTATCTCTAATAATCTGTTGAGAGCCTACATACCACGAGCATATGCCTTGTAGGCCTAATTCATAGAGTCAAGAGCGCGTTAGTTGGTGATATTTACAAGGCTCAAGAAAAGTGCCAATATAGAACATGTAAATAAAAATGGGCTTGACATGCGGAGAAATGCCTTATATGCCATAAGTAGATGATTCGAGTCTCTACATGCCCATTTaagcttaattattaaaaattataaaaatataaattaaaattttcttcaaCCAATTtgtcttgtaatttttattttaatatgtttattttttataagaaGGCTGCATTATACCTGTAACAACTAATAATCTCAAAagataaattaattgaaatttcatatATTAATCACCCAAAAATTTACCTAGTTAAGAAAAGTTGTTTTATTCTCAATCATTTCGTTAAATAAATGATCCCTTAATAGGCGTTTAATCCTTCGTAAAAAAAATGATGCACATTTTATAGTTAACAATTCATCTATTCGAAAAGCACTCACACATAAAAACTTAGTTATTGGTTTCAACAATGAATATCATTACAACAAAAAAATTTCGTTAAATAAACAAAAGGATAAATCACATCAATAGTcactcaattttcaaaaaataacaaatcagtctTACTAACTATTTTCCGTTACAGGCCTAATGGAAAAATGAGTTGGCATTTAACgggagagaaaaaaataaaataaaatttttacccAAAAAGTTCATTaacgaaaaatttaaaaaacttccaTTAACCCACAAATTAAAACCCATAAAACCATCATTAACCCAAGAATTTAATTCATATCTCTCTTTTCATCTCTCTTCTACAATAAGAAAAAAACCCATAAAATCattaacccaaaaattaaaattctttctATTCCTGTCTTTGATTTCATCTCTTCCTTTTATAGAAAAGAAAATCCTACAACATGTTCTCTTTGGTTCTTAAATTGGGTTTCCACTGTGGCAAGTTAATTAGTCACGTCATCTATTCCGTTAGACCTGTAACTAATATCGTTAGTGGTGATTGATTTGTTACTTTTAGATAATATTATTaactgatttgttattttttaaaagttaagtgACTATTAATGTAATTTACCCCAATAAAAAACAAACCGATAAAACTCAAATGTGAACTTTGGCCCCCGGTTTATCAGAATTTGAGGCTAGAGAAGTCAAAGTGGCGTCGTTTCAAACAAaatcaaaaaccctaaatctAGAGCCAAACGCCAAAACTTTGGTAACACCTGCCGTCTTGGAACAGCGGAGAAACTCACACCCAGAAAGAAAGAGCTTCTTTGATTCTCGGGTAACTAATGTATTCTCTTTCTCCTCTATGTTTTCCTTTTTCGTCTTTCCGCATTTATGCCCATTTCCTTTACCCAATTTGGTAGTGAATAATGTTATAGAGCAACAGTTCTACAATTAATGCATACAAACTTGAAACAAAAAAAGTATAGTTGAAAACAAGGGAAGAATCCTTCATACTCATCTCTGTTCTAGTTATTATGGGGCTTCTGGATTAATAAATTTCATGCCTGCGTTGGTGGGATTCTACTAATTATTGAATTGCctaaaaattgtagagattgtgATAATGGAGGGTCAACCGAAAGTTAAAGCCTCACTTAGGCTTGGTTCTGAATTCTACACAGTGAATGCAAAAAAGGTCGGTGCTCTGTCTGAGCAGCTGTCTTCAATGAAAGAAGAAAGTATGAGCATATTGAAGGATTATATTACCAAACACAACGTTCCCAATGATGTCCCTGATGAATTGGTTGAAGGCTCTTCTGAAGACGACGAAGAAGAAGAACCCAAGAAGTCTAATATCAAGCCCAAGAAAGCTAAGATCAACTAGTACTTAGGTAAAAAACAATGTATGGAATTATTCTAGTTTTCAACCTTGTCACCCTCCTGTGTCATTGAAGAAACGTGAATCAACTATTTATAGCATTATGTTGAACAAAAAATGCATTGTGAAATAGATTTGGAACTGATAGACTTTGGAGCATGTTTGTACTTGTTTGTTTTAAGTAGATATGTTTTTTATGTCAAGAACACGCAAAAAAGGATAA is part of the Gossypium hirsutum isolate 1008001.06 chromosome D11, Gossypium_hirsutum_v2.1, whole genome shotgun sequence genome and encodes:
- the LOC107912324 gene encoding DNA replication licensing factor MCM7; this translates as MKDLNFDADKAIAKDFISNFADANGDAKYMDILQEVANRKIKAVQIDLEDLFNYKDLDEEFLKRVTENTRRYIEIFAGTIDELLPEPTEAFHDDDHDILMTQRAEDATNNTDGSDPRQKMPPEIKRYYEVYIRAPSKGRPFTIREVKASYIGQLVRISGIVTRCSDVKPLMQVAVYTCEECGCEIYQDVTARAFLPLYECPSRRCSVNRKKGNLNLQLRASKFLKFQEAKIQELAEHVPKGHIPRSMTVHFRGEMTRKVAPGDVVELSGIFLPIPYTGFRAMRAGLVADTYLEAMSVTHFKKKYEEYELRGDEEEQIARLAEDGDIYNKLARSLAPEIYGHEDVKKALLLLLVGAPHRKLKDGMKIRGDLHICLMGDPGVAKSQLLKHIINVAPRGVYTTGRGSSGVGLTAAVQKDPVTNEMVLEGGALVLADMGICAIDEFDKMDESDRTAIHEVMEQQTVSIAKAGITTSLNARTAILAAANPAWGRYDLRRTPAENINLPPALLSRFDILWLILDRADMDSDLEMARHVVYVHQNKESPALGFTPLEPSVLRAYISAARRLSPNVPKELEEYIATAYSSIRQEEAKSSTPHSYTTVRTLLSILRISAALARLRFSETVAQSDVDEALRLMQMSKFSLYSDDRQKSGLDAISDIYSILRDEAARANKMDVSYAHALNWISRKGYSEAQLKECLEEYAALNVWQIHPHTFDIRFIDA